A genomic region of Mesobacillus jeotgali contains the following coding sequences:
- a CDS encoding DMT family transporter: MLANLSAFKNNQKGILFMILAAVCTSTGQLFWKVSEGQLSWSLFLGLVLYGLGAITMMVAFRYGKLSVLHPLMSISYVLAILLGQWFLQEALSLINYMGILFIIFGSILMGGETE, translated from the coding sequence ATGTTAGCTAATCTTTCTGCCTTCAAAAATAATCAAAAAGGTATATTATTCATGATACTGGCAGCAGTTTGTACGTCAACTGGTCAGTTATTTTGGAAAGTCTCAGAAGGTCAACTCAGTTGGTCCTTATTTTTAGGGCTTGTATTATATGGACTAGGTGCCATTACCATGATGGTTGCCTTTCGTTATGGAAAACTGTCTGTCCTTCATCCGCTAATGAGTATAAGTTATGTACTGGCTATCTTACTTGGACAATGGTTCCTTCAGGAAGCGCTATCCTTAATCAATTATATGGGAATACTATTTATAATATTTGGTTCAATTCTAATGGGTGGAGAAACGGAATGA
- a CDS encoding EamA family transporter: MITPFLMIVLMTILGAIGGFCFKLATAGQKIIRTKFVVMFSLGGLLYLTAAIINIYVLNLLPYTVVFPLTSITYIWTLIISSKWLDEKVTKKKMIGVLSILLGAYLLVL; the protein is encoded by the coding sequence ATGATTACACCATTTTTAATGATTGTTCTCATGACTATTCTTGGTGCAATTGGGGGATTTTGTTTTAAACTAGCTACTGCGGGGCAAAAGATAATTCGTACCAAATTTGTAGTTATGTTTAGTCTAGGTGGGTTGTTGTATCTTACAGCAGCGATTATAAATATATACGTACTAAATTTACTTCCCTATACAGTTGTTTTTCCTTTAACTTCAATCACGTATATTTGGACATTAATTATTTCTTCTAAATGGTTAGATGAGAAGGTAACTAAGAAAAAGATGATTGGCGTATTATCGATTCTTCTTGGTGCTTACCTTCTTGTCCTGTAA
- a CDS encoding DUF6020 family protein, with amino-acid sequence MSNQTRFLVTIFLSTLASLGLGYFFDVKEWILYVFIFLVGAIAIHFVNKNLSSYTIENYIVISLFSIFLLVSTKGEQLLLQDNHFILYLLVFLFGFIYVNFILLAFLTIVLRYKVESKELAISRSRILIYGLPTILFAPLYLIAFFPGVLTPDSFAQWGQAHGAPYNNWHPLMYTLFIETLIQIIDSPAIVAGFQILLMGMVFGYCLYRFELRGVPWKILYIVAIVLALLPMNGIYSVTVWKDILYNLFLLLFTMNIIEMVISKGKWFSKSGNISVFIFSSLGLIFFRHNGFPVFLVFSMFLFLAYWRQWKQLLPITLSIIIVHTIYTGPIFEALKVRDSDPNELLSIPSQQLANVIVHDGKMTEGQKNYLNEIFPLAMWKEYYHPYTSDPIKFSDEYNREAIFPNRFNEYLKVWWNVCLQNPTLAIDSFLKQTSIVWQINEPEGLGQQSTYVTYIHENKYGIERITVSENIRNMMTDYLEVSKTEGIVKMVIWRPALHMFIALFFGYIAYLRFGVKSLLVLLPFMLNIMSIFVAVPAQSYRYLYGTTLVMVIIILYSFLSEKEKCKEC; translated from the coding sequence ATGAGTAATCAAACAAGGTTTCTAGTTACTATTTTTCTTTCTACTTTAGCTAGCTTAGGTTTAGGTTATTTTTTTGACGTTAAGGAATGGATACTCTACGTGTTCATTTTTTTAGTCGGTGCTATAGCTATTCATTTTGTAAACAAAAATCTATCTTCGTATACGATAGAAAATTATATTGTAATATCCCTATTTTCCATTTTTCTATTAGTTAGCACAAAAGGAGAACAATTACTTCTACAAGATAATCATTTTATTCTATATCTCCTTGTCTTTCTATTTGGCTTTATTTATGTAAACTTCATATTATTGGCCTTTTTAACCATTGTTTTAAGGTATAAAGTCGAAAGTAAGGAGCTGGCAATCAGTAGATCCAGAATTCTAATCTATGGATTGCCAACTATTTTATTTGCTCCGCTCTATTTAATTGCGTTTTTTCCTGGGGTTTTAACACCTGACTCTTTTGCACAATGGGGGCAAGCGCATGGGGCGCCTTATAATAACTGGCATCCCCTCATGTATACTCTCTTTATTGAAACGTTAATACAAATTATTGATTCACCTGCTATAGTGGCTGGATTTCAAATACTGTTAATGGGGATGGTCTTTGGCTATTGTCTATACCGTTTTGAGTTACGAGGGGTTCCTTGGAAAATCTTATATATAGTAGCTATAGTTTTAGCCCTGCTACCTATGAACGGTATCTATTCAGTTACAGTTTGGAAGGATATTCTTTATAACTTGTTCCTTTTGTTATTTACTATGAATATTATTGAGATGGTCATATCGAAAGGAAAATGGTTCAGTAAAAGTGGTAATATTAGTGTTTTTATTTTTTCGTCATTAGGCTTGATTTTCTTCAGACATAACGGATTCCCGGTGTTTCTAGTGTTTTCTATGTTTTTATTTCTGGCTTATTGGAGACAGTGGAAACAATTATTACCTATTACACTTAGTATTATTATTGTTCATACTATATACACTGGGCCGATTTTTGAAGCGTTGAAGGTAAGGGATTCTGATCCTAATGAGCTGTTGAGTATTCCATCTCAACAGCTAGCTAACGTCATTGTTCATGATGGAAAAATGACAGAGGGTCAAAAGAATTACTTAAATGAAATCTTTCCTTTAGCTATGTGGAAGGAGTATTACCACCCATATACATCTGATCCTATAAAGTTTTCCGATGAATACAATCGTGAAGCGATATTCCCCAATCGATTCAATGAATATTTAAAGGTTTGGTGGAATGTTTGCCTGCAAAATCCAACCCTAGCTATAGACTCCTTTTTAAAGCAAACATCTATTGTATGGCAAATAAATGAGCCAGAAGGTCTTGGACAACAATCAACCTATGTAACTTATATTCATGAGAATAAATATGGAATTGAACGAATAACAGTAAGTGAAAATATTCGGAACATGATGACCGATTATCTTGAGGTTTCAAAAACAGAAGGAATAGTAAAAATGGTCATTTGGAGACCTGCACTTCATATGTTTATCGCTTTATTTTTTGGATATATTGCGTATCTCAGGTTTGGAGTAAAATCTCTATTGGTTCTATTACCTTTCATGCTAAATATCATGAGTATATTTGTTGCTGTTCCAGCTCAGAGTTATCGTTATTTGTATGGGACCACGTTAGTCATGGTGATAATCATCTTGTATAGTTTTCTATCCGAGAAGGAGAAGTGTAAGGAATGTTAG